One part of the Methermicoccus shengliensis DSM 18856 genome encodes these proteins:
- a CDS encoding TraB/GumN family protein: MSELPTRLLVSGSEIVIVGTAHIREKSVEEVRNVIDSECPDVVALELDPQRLEALLGGERDIPLREVLRKGNVMLVLVELVLAHFQRRLGEQLGVKPGSEMLEAYHASRERGARVVLIDRDVGITLRRFLDRLSLLEKVKILASLVLSFAHREEIDIESITERDMVDYLMRELKAISPSAYEVFVAERDALMAHALLSLAHSGHTKVVAVVGAGHVEGICRYIAHPETLPEVSRLLGVGKKRFPVAKVIAVGLASLVIGAIVYLALSVSLELALWAFVYWFIINGSLSALGAAVARGHPLSVLTAFCVAWFTSLNPFLAAGWFAGLVELWKRSPTTADIKAIVSAHSFSEVLNNRAFRVLAVAALANLGSTAGTFIGAWMLLRMAGIPP, encoded by the coding sequence ATGTCTGAGTTGCCCACGAGGCTGTTAGTCTCTGGCTCTGAAATCGTGATAGTGGGCACTGCCCACATCAGAGAAAAGAGCGTGGAGGAAGTTAGGAACGTAATAGACAGCGAATGTCCCGACGTGGTGGCATTGGAGCTTGACCCCCAGAGGCTGGAGGCGCTTCTGGGAGGGGAGAGGGACATTCCATTGAGAGAAGTGCTGAGGAAGGGCAATGTCATGCTCGTGCTCGTGGAACTCGTGCTCGCTCACTTTCAGCGCAGGCTGGGCGAGCAGCTTGGCGTGAAGCCGGGCTCAGAGATGCTCGAAGCATACCATGCCTCACGCGAGAGGGGGGCAAGGGTGGTGCTGATTGATAGGGATGTGGGCATCACCCTGAGAAGGTTTTTGGACAGACTATCGCTGCTCGAGAAGGTGAAGATTCTCGCATCCCTTGTGCTCTCCTTTGCGCACAGAGAGGAGATAGACATAGAGAGCATCACAGAGAGGGACATGGTGGACTACCTGATGCGCGAGCTAAAGGCCATCTCTCCATCTGCATACGAGGTGTTCGTGGCAGAGAGGGACGCCCTCATGGCACACGCACTGCTCTCGCTTGCACACTCTGGGCACACCAAAGTGGTGGCGGTGGTGGGAGCTGGACACGTGGAGGGGATATGTCGCTATATTGCCCATCCCGAGACCCTTCCAGAGGTATCCCGCCTGCTCGGCGTTGGAAAAAAGAGGTTTCCCGTCGCGAAGGTGATTGCCGTTGGGCTGGCCTCTCTGGTGATTGGGGCAATCGTCTATCTTGCCCTCAGCGTGTCATTGGAGCTGGCGCTTTGGGCGTTTGTGTACTGGTTCATAATCAACGGCAGCTTGAGTGCTCTGGGTGCGGCCGTTGCGAGAGGACACCCTCTCTCGGTGCTCACGGCATTCTGTGTTGCGTGGTTCACCTCCCTCAACCCGTTTTTGGCTGCGGGGTGGTTCGCAGGGCTCGTGGAGTTGTGGAAACGCAGCCCCACGACCGCTGACATCAAGGCCATAGTGAGTGCCCACTCCTTTTCCGAGGTGCTAAACAACAGGGCGTTCAGGGTGCTGGCTGTGGCAGCTCTCGCCAACCTCGGAAGCACCGCTGGAACGTTCATAGGAGCGTGGATGTTGCTGAGGATGGCGGGCATACCCCCTTAG
- a CDS encoding carboxymuconolactone decarboxylase family protein: MNGDTMGDEHREALERMGKKMGDYIPHTLKAIYEHNPEMLELIERMDRVLLEDGALDKKTKRLIALACVATRMCEECIYPQAKVAMNYGATKEEILETLEVCMVTGGVPTFSIAKNGIAKLFSEYEE; the protein is encoded by the coding sequence GTGAATGGTGATACAATGGGCGATGAGCACAGGGAAGCATTAGAGAGGATGGGAAAAAAGATGGGCGACTACATTCCACACACTCTCAAGGCAATATATGAACACAATCCAGAGATGCTGGAGCTTATAGAGCGCATGGACAGGGTGCTGCTTGAGGACGGGGCACTGGACAAGAAGACCAAGCGACTGATAGCACTGGCATGTGTGGCCACGAGAATGTGTGAGGAGTGCATATACCCTCAGGCAAAGGTAGCCATGAACTATGGCGCCACCAAGGAGGAGATTCTCGAGACCCTTGAGGTGTGCATGGTCACTGGCGGAGTGCCCACGTTCTCCATTGCCAAGAACGGCATTGCCAAACTCTTCAGCGAGTACGAGGAATAA
- a CDS encoding CDC48 family AAA ATPase produces the protein MSEITLKVAKAYPADTGRGIARLDPSSLLKLQISPGDVIQITGKKTTVAKVWRADRQDWGQDIIRIDGFTRQNAGAGIGERVKVVPIEPRIANTVMLAPVEVMDTSPSEMPETFIKRQLLKRPVMTGDVVPIISGARPFMGRQSTSQMLPLVVVDTDPAGPVMVDEFTKIVVRDKPATGMEALKGTGITYEDIGGLKEEVQRVREMIELPLKHPELFERLGIEPPKGVLLYGPSGTGKTLIAKAVANEAGASFFSIAGPEIMSKYYGESEQRLRDIFEEAEENAPSIIFIDELDSIAPKREEVTGEVERRVVAQLLTEMDGLEERGQVVVIGATNRIDAIDPALRRGGRFDREIEIGVPDADARFEIFQIHTRGMPLEEDVDLRKLADRTHGFVGADIAALCRESAMKALRRYLPDINLDEPIPEELLESMRITKDDFEAALREIEPSAMREVFLEVPKVTWDMVGALERAKQDIREAVEWPLKYPEKFKERGLTPPRGILLYGPPGTGKTLLAKAVATESESNFICVRGPELLSKWVGESEKAIREIFKKARQVAPSIVFFDELDAIAPMRGADFGDSHVTERVISQLLTELDGLEGLKGVVVIGATNRPDIIDPALVRSGRFDRLVFVGPPDRRGRKEIFQIHTRGMPLAEDVDFDHLADLTEGYVGSDIELVCREAAMESLREDFDDGKVRLAHFLEALKRVRPTIDESLMDYYARVAERFKGGMKKEEPRSYIGYR, from the coding sequence ATGTCTGAGATAACACTAAAGGTCGCCAAGGCATATCCGGCAGATACTGGCAGGGGGATAGCCAGACTGGACCCCTCGAGTCTGCTCAAGCTGCAGATATCACCTGGCGACGTGATACAGATTACAGGCAAAAAAACAACGGTGGCCAAAGTGTGGAGGGCAGACAGGCAGGACTGGGGACAGGACATCATTCGAATCGATGGGTTCACCCGACAGAATGCGGGCGCTGGCATAGGTGAGCGGGTCAAGGTAGTGCCAATCGAGCCGAGGATTGCCAACACAGTGATGCTCGCTCCCGTGGAGGTAATGGACACCTCGCCCTCTGAGATGCCCGAGACGTTCATCAAGAGGCAGCTTCTGAAAAGGCCAGTGATGACTGGTGATGTGGTTCCAATCATCAGCGGAGCCCGCCCCTTCATGGGCAGACAGTCCACCAGCCAGATGCTACCACTGGTGGTGGTGGACACTGACCCTGCTGGACCTGTGATGGTGGACGAGTTCACGAAAATCGTGGTGAGGGACAAGCCAGCCACAGGCATGGAAGCTCTGAAGGGCACTGGCATCACGTATGAGGACATCGGTGGGCTAAAGGAGGAGGTGCAGCGAGTAAGGGAGATGATAGAGCTCCCGCTCAAGCACCCAGAGCTGTTCGAGCGGCTCGGCATAGAGCCTCCAAAGGGCGTGCTGCTGTACGGTCCCTCTGGCACCGGCAAGACCCTGATAGCCAAGGCGGTCGCCAACGAGGCGGGTGCCAGCTTCTTCTCCATCGCAGGCCCTGAGATTATGAGCAAGTACTATGGCGAGAGCGAGCAGAGGCTCAGGGACATCTTCGAGGAGGCTGAGGAGAACGCTCCCTCCATTATCTTCATCGATGAGCTGGACTCCATCGCCCCAAAGCGTGAGGAGGTCACGGGCGAGGTGGAGCGGCGCGTGGTGGCGCAGCTGCTCACCGAAATGGACGGGCTCGAGGAGAGGGGTCAGGTGGTGGTCATAGGAGCCACGAACCGCATCGATGCGATAGACCCTGCCCTGAGAAGGGGTGGTAGGTTCGACAGAGAGATTGAGATTGGCGTGCCAGATGCCGATGCTCGCTTCGAGATATTCCAGATTCACACGAGGGGGATGCCCCTCGAGGAGGATGTGGACCTAAGAAAGCTTGCAGACCGCACCCATGGGTTTGTGGGGGCGGACATCGCTGCCCTGTGCAGGGAGTCGGCTATGAAGGCACTTCGAAGATACCTTCCTGACATAAACCTCGATGAGCCCATTCCAGAGGAGCTTCTCGAGAGCATGAGAATCACGAAGGATGACTTCGAGGCTGCCCTGCGGGAGATTGAACCCTCTGCGATGAGGGAGGTGTTCCTCGAGGTGCCCAAGGTGACGTGGGACATGGTGGGTGCGCTCGAGAGGGCCAAGCAGGATATTCGTGAGGCGGTGGAGTGGCCTCTGAAGTACCCAGAGAAGTTCAAGGAGAGGGGACTCACACCACCGAGGGGAATACTGCTGTATGGCCCGCCGGGCACCGGAAAGACGCTGCTCGCCAAGGCGGTGGCAACTGAGAGCGAGAGCAACTTCATATGTGTTCGAGGACCAGAGTTGCTCTCCAAGTGGGTGGGGGAGAGTGAGAAAGCCATTCGGGAGATATTCAAGAAGGCGCGGCAGGTTGCCCCTTCCATCGTGTTCTTCGATGAGCTGGACGCCATCGCGCCCATGAGGGGTGCGGACTTTGGGGACTCTCACGTGACCGAGAGGGTGATTTCCCAGCTGCTCACAGAGCTCGATGGCCTGGAGGGCCTCAAGGGCGTCGTGGTCATCGGAGCCACCAACCGTCCAGACATCATCGACCCAGCCCTCGTGAGGTCTGGAAGATTTGACAGGCTCGTGTTCGTGGGACCGCCAGATAGGAGGGGCAGAAAAGAGATATTCCAGATTCACACGAGGGGAATGCCCCTCGCCGAGGATGTGGACTTCGACCACCTCGCAGACCTCACCGAAGGGTATGTGGGGTCTGACATCGAGCTGGTGTGCCGTGAGGCGGCCATGGAGTCCCTGAGGGAGGACTTCGACGATGGGAAGGTGAGGCTGGCTCACTTTCTGGAGGCGCTCAAGAGGGTGAGGCCCACCATAGACGAGTCCCTCATGGATTACTATGCGAGGGTGGCCGAGCGGTTCAAAGGCGGGATGAAAAAGGAGGAGCCAAGGTCGTACATTGGCTACAGGTGA
- a CDS encoding coiled-coil protein — translation MEESQGMLKEIEERRAELETKLEEYREKRNELNALASELAARRNELNAKTRELVEQAQALKAKRDEHNALVSEYKAKRDKCNAKANELLKRVEKMRKKLRLSEGPSLSELKKEIEALEFRQQTEVLSISKERELVERIKALRKECSKKKREMEENPELKSLMEEANALREEASNYHRLLIEQADLAQDYHDKMIALFKQADEVRKQSDVAHKKFVEAQEAADKAHELCIRIQKELRELDRMIGLERKSGRRARRDLKLVNEAEKIYKQFIAGEKLDTEKLMILQRSGLLSKR, via the coding sequence ATGGAGGAATCCCAAGGAATGCTGAAGGAGATTGAGGAGAGAAGAGCTGAGCTCGAGACTAAGCTGGAGGAATACCGTGAGAAGAGAAACGAGCTGAACGCACTGGCCAGTGAGCTTGCAGCACGCAGGAACGAGCTGAATGCGAAGACGAGAGAGCTGGTGGAGCAGGCACAGGCCCTGAAGGCAAAGAGGGACGAACACAACGCCCTCGTGAGTGAGTATAAGGCAAAGAGGGATAAATGCAATGCCAAGGCGAACGAGCTGCTCAAAAGAGTAGAGAAGATGCGAAAGAAGCTTCGCCTGAGTGAGGGACCCTCGCTTTCCGAACTCAAGAAAGAGATAGAGGCTCTGGAGTTTCGCCAGCAGACAGAGGTGCTCTCCATATCCAAGGAGAGAGAACTGGTGGAGAGGATTAAAGCCCTCAGAAAAGAGTGCTCCAAGAAGAAGAGGGAGATGGAGGAGAACCCAGAGCTCAAGAGCCTCATGGAAGAGGCAAACGCCCTCAGGGAAGAGGCCTCGAACTACCACAGGCTGCTCATCGAGCAGGCAGACCTCGCACAGGACTACCACGACAAGATGATTGCGCTGTTCAAGCAGGCAGACGAAGTCAGAAAACAGTCCGATGTGGCCCACAAGAAGTTCGTGGAGGCCCAAGAGGCTGCAGACAAAGCCCATGAGCTGTGCATTCGTATCCAGAAAGAGCTCAGAGAGCTCGATAGAATGATAGGGCTGGAAAGGAAGAGTGGCAGAAGGGCAAGGCGCGACTTAAAGCTCGTGAACGAGGCAGAAAAGATATACAAGCAGTTCATAGCTGGCGAGAAGCTGGACACCGAAAAGCTGATGATCCTCCAGAGGTCTGGCCTGCTCTCCAAGAGGTGA
- a CDS encoding Lrp/AsnC family transcriptional regulator, protein MEEWVLSMLEALERNSKLTPEELSELTGASPDEVRAMLAKLEADGVIRRYKTAIDWGKVDNGFVYAIIELKVVLDRERGYDEIAKRLANFDEVSSVRLVSGDHDLSLTVRGKSMKEVAFFVADKIATLPQITSTATHFVLKSYKEDGVLMVEEPERSRLVLSL, encoded by the coding sequence ATGGAGGAATGGGTACTGAGCATGCTCGAAGCCCTCGAGCGCAACTCCAAGCTCACGCCAGAGGAGCTTTCAGAGCTCACTGGTGCGAGCCCTGATGAGGTGAGGGCAATGCTTGCCAAGCTCGAGGCCGATGGTGTTATCCGCAGGTACAAGACCGCCATCGACTGGGGCAAGGTGGACAATGGGTTCGTGTATGCCATCATCGAGCTGAAGGTCGTTCTCGACAGGGAGAGGGGATATGATGAGATAGCCAAGCGGCTTGCAAACTTCGATGAGGTGTCATCGGTGAGGCTGGTCTCGGGAGACCACGACCTCTCGCTGACCGTGCGGGGAAAGTCAATGAAGGAGGTGGCCTTCTTCGTCGCGGATAAGATAGCCACTCTACCCCAGATCACGAGCACTGCCACCCACTTCGTGCTGAAGAGCTACAAGGAGGATGGAGTGCTCATGGTCGAGGAGCCCGAGCGCTCAAGGCTCGTGCTCTCGCTATGA
- a CDS encoding geranylgeranylglycerol-phosphate geranylgeranyltransferase — translation MRAYIELLRVHNCAMAALASLIGVLVALPSGWWPAPHLVLSGMGAVFLITGAGNAINDVYDVEIDKINRPTRPLPSGKIAMRGAILTSLTLFLMGIAASLYISVEVGFLGCFALALFNSVLLVEYARRLKRTALYGNLTVAYLTASTFLYGAAMLGQSTLGDVVVLVLLAFLATLARELIKDVEDIQGDEALGASTLPILVGKKWAVGIALACIVLGVALSPLPMLEGFGGLGERYLWVVAGADAGFLVSALHLIRGKPSSASKGVKLSMMLALVAFMAGSIG, via the coding sequence ATGAGGGCATATATCGAGCTTTTGCGGGTACACAACTGCGCAATGGCAGCACTTGCCAGCCTGATAGGGGTGCTGGTGGCACTGCCGAGCGGGTGGTGGCCAGCGCCTCACTTGGTGCTCTCTGGCATGGGAGCCGTGTTCCTCATCACTGGAGCTGGAAATGCCATCAACGATGTGTATGACGTTGAGATAGACAAAATCAACAGGCCCACAAGACCCTTGCCCTCGGGGAAGATTGCCATGAGAGGAGCCATTCTGACCTCACTTACACTGTTCCTCATGGGGATTGCGGCAAGCCTGTACATCTCAGTGGAGGTGGGGTTTTTGGGATGCTTTGCGCTCGCCCTTTTTAACTCGGTGCTGCTCGTGGAGTATGCAAGGAGGCTGAAGCGCACAGCACTGTATGGCAACCTCACCGTTGCATACCTCACCGCCTCCACATTCCTCTATGGTGCCGCAATGCTGGGGCAGAGTACATTGGGAGATGTGGTCGTGCTCGTGCTGCTGGCGTTCTTGGCCACACTCGCCAGAGAGCTGATAAAGGACGTTGAAGATATACAAGGAGACGAGGCGCTCGGTGCCAGCACACTTCCCATCCTTGTGGGAAAAAAGTGGGCAGTGGGCATCGCACTCGCGTGCATCGTGCTGGGAGTTGCCCTCTCGCCCCTTCCCATGCTCGAGGGATTTGGGGGGCTGGGGGAGAGGTACCTGTGGGTGGTCGCTGGCGCAGATGCTGGATTTTTGGTATCCGCCCTGCACCTCATCAGGGGCAAGCCATCGAGTGCTTCGAAGGGCGTGAAGCTCTCGATGATGCTTGCCCTCGTGGCGTTCATGGCGGGCTCCATCGGGTAG
- a CDS encoding PRC-barrel domain-containing protein — protein MVKVFGSTLPGKTVMGVDGSVLGKLINVMIDKRTGVLTEFLVKPDPSIELQGVKKDGEYLVVPASAVRSIRDYIVVDKQRIRGSSVVEEI, from the coding sequence ATGGTGAAGGTGTTTGGTTCAACGCTTCCTGGTAAGACTGTGATGGGGGTGGACGGCTCGGTGCTGGGTAAGCTCATCAATGTGATGATAGACAAGAGGACCGGTGTGCTCACAGAGTTCTTGGTAAAGCCGGACCCCAGTATTGAGCTGCAGGGAGTGAAGAAGGACGGGGAGTACCTCGTGGTGCCAGCCTCTGCTGTGAGGTCAATAAGGGACTACATAGTGGTGGACAAGCAGAGGATACGGGGCTCCTCGGTGGTGGAGGAGATTTAG
- the aglJ gene encoding S-layer glycoprotein N-glycosyltransferase AglJ, with protein sequence MSIPKDEVCILIPSLNEEHTIGDVVQSFRAQGFSHIMVVDGHSTDRTVELAQQAGAKVVVQPGKGKGDALRYAFEHITQRYIVLIDGDGTYDPAEVNRLLDPLERGYDHVIGERFTLAQKGAFTRLNRIGNLLLNRLFAAMYGEDLVDILSGYRAFTTSSILELRLGEYGFGIEAEMAVECVKKGQKMVVVPITYRPRPAKSHTKLNPLRDGSRIAMTMYRLAIGHNPMFYFGLMGFVLMLVGFGLGIYVVYDWVRGIEHVPLTILTVMFILAGVQVLIFGLLGNLMVVLHRELISEFKRQRRGS encoded by the coding sequence ATGAGCATACCCAAGGACGAGGTGTGCATTCTCATCCCCTCACTAAACGAGGAGCACACGATAGGAGATGTCGTCCAGAGCTTCAGAGCCCAGGGGTTTTCCCACATTATGGTGGTGGATGGGCACAGCACCGACCGCACTGTCGAGCTTGCCCAGCAGGCTGGAGCCAAGGTGGTCGTGCAGCCTGGCAAGGGCAAGGGCGATGCTTTGCGCTATGCCTTTGAGCACATAACCCAACGCTATATTGTGCTCATCGATGGTGATGGCACGTATGACCCCGCTGAGGTGAACAGGCTGCTCGACCCCCTCGAGAGGGGCTATGACCATGTGATAGGTGAGAGATTCACGCTGGCACAGAAAGGAGCGTTCACGAGACTGAACCGCATTGGTAATCTGCTGCTCAACCGGCTGTTTGCAGCCATGTATGGAGAAGACCTCGTGGACATCCTCAGTGGGTACAGGGCGTTTACCACATCCTCCATCTTGGAGCTTAGGCTCGGAGAGTATGGGTTTGGGATAGAGGCCGAGATGGCTGTGGAATGTGTAAAGAAAGGACAGAAGATGGTGGTGGTACCCATCACCTACCGACCAAGACCCGCCAAATCCCACACCAAACTCAACCCACTTCGAGATGGCTCGAGGATTGCGATGACAATGTACAGGCTTGCGATAGGTCACAACCCCATGTTTTACTTTGGGCTCATGGGGTTCGTGCTGATGCTCGTGGGGTTTGGGCTCGGGATATATGTGGTGTACGATTGGGTGCGCGGCATAGAGCACGTGCCCCTCACAATCCTCACAGTGATGTTCATCCTGGCTGGAGTACAGGTGCTCATCTTTGGACTGCTGGGAAACCTCATGGTGGTGCTCCACCGAGAGCTCATATCAGAATTTAAGCGCCAGAGGAGGGGTTCATGA
- the nadA gene encoding quinolinate synthase NadA, translated as MSEPMTKLTEKIESLKKARDAVILAHNYQRGEVQDIADYVGDSLGLARTATELECEWIVFCGVDFMAESAAVLNPDKVVVLPERDAECPMAMMATAEQVRAAKQKLEDCAVVAYVNTLAEVKAEADICCTSANSIQVVNSLDHDEVLFVPDRNLALWTQRHTKKHIIPWNGYCPTHHQIMLADVLFAKQEHPDALVMVHPECRPEVCDVADVVTSTSGMIRYAEQSEAREFIVGTEVGLLHGLKKRCPQKRFYPASEYAVCPNMKMTTLESIIRALESGEHRIKVEKSVQKGARRALERMLEL; from the coding sequence ATGTCAGAGCCCATGACCAAACTGACAGAAAAGATAGAGAGCCTGAAAAAGGCGAGGGATGCAGTAATACTCGCCCACAACTACCAGAGGGGAGAGGTGCAGGACATAGCCGACTACGTGGGCGACTCCCTCGGGCTTGCACGCACTGCCACAGAGCTGGAGTGTGAGTGGATTGTGTTCTGTGGTGTGGACTTCATGGCAGAGAGTGCCGCAGTGCTCAATCCAGACAAGGTGGTGGTGCTTCCAGAGAGGGACGCTGAATGTCCAATGGCCATGATGGCGACCGCCGAGCAGGTGAGGGCCGCGAAGCAAAAGCTCGAAGACTGTGCAGTGGTGGCATACGTGAACACCCTTGCCGAGGTGAAGGCAGAGGCAGACATATGCTGCACATCCGCCAACTCGATTCAAGTTGTGAACAGCCTCGACCATGACGAGGTGCTGTTCGTGCCAGACAGAAATCTGGCACTGTGGACACAGCGGCACACCAAAAAGCACATAATCCCGTGGAATGGCTATTGCCCCACTCACCACCAAATCATGCTGGCAGATGTGCTTTTTGCCAAGCAAGAGCATCCCGATGCCCTCGTGATGGTGCACCCAGAGTGCAGACCAGAGGTGTGCGATGTGGCAGACGTGGTCACGTCCACCAGCGGGATGATAAGGTATGCAGAGCAGTCCGAGGCTCGTGAGTTCATCGTGGGCACTGAGGTTGGGCTGCTCCATGGGCTAAAGAAAAGATGTCCCCAAAAGCGCTTCTATCCCGCAAGTGAGTACGCCGTGTGCCCGAACATGAAGATGACAACCCTCGAGTCCATAATAAGGGCACTCGAGTCGGGAGAGCACAGAATAAAGGTGGAAAAGAGTGTGCAAAAGGGCGCGAGGCGCGCCCTTGAGAGGATGCTCGAGCTGTGA
- a CDS encoding S-methyl-5-thioribose-1-phosphate isomerase — MRTIWWEDGHIALIDQTLLPEKLEIKRISTLPELCEAIRMLRVRGAPALGAAGAYGIALACTSSRAKSTEEMLDDVQGAAQQLKRTRPTAKNLFWAIDRMLEKISRASNVEDMRTAAVCEAEAIAEEDVEINRRIGRNGAELLEDGDVVLTHCNAGALACVDWGTALGIIRWAVREQGKAVQVVACETRPLHQGSRLTTWELMRDGIEVMLICDSAACSLMRSGRITKVLVGADRITKDAVFNKIGTYMHSVCAKAHNIPFYVAAPLSTFDWESGEQDIEVELRGAEEIIYCGKKMLAPQGAKVYNPAFDATPMENVSAIITERGVLHPPLRMEDVV, encoded by the coding sequence ATGAGAACAATCTGGTGGGAAGATGGGCACATCGCTCTGATTGACCAGACGCTACTGCCAGAAAAGCTCGAGATAAAGAGGATTTCCACGCTCCCAGAGCTTTGTGAGGCTATCCGAATGCTGCGGGTGAGGGGAGCACCAGCTCTTGGAGCTGCTGGTGCATACGGAATAGCACTGGCATGCACATCCTCCCGTGCCAAGAGTACCGAGGAAATGCTCGATGATGTGCAGGGGGCTGCACAGCAGCTAAAACGCACGAGACCCACGGCAAAGAACCTCTTCTGGGCGATAGACCGGATGCTCGAGAAGATCAGCAGGGCATCGAATGTGGAGGATATGAGGACGGCGGCGGTGTGCGAGGCAGAGGCAATTGCAGAGGAGGATGTGGAGATAAACCGCCGTATCGGAAGGAATGGTGCCGAGCTTCTCGAGGATGGAGATGTGGTGCTCACCCACTGCAATGCTGGGGCGCTGGCATGTGTGGACTGGGGCACTGCTCTGGGTATAATCAGGTGGGCGGTGAGGGAGCAGGGGAAGGCTGTACAGGTGGTGGCATGCGAGACCCGTCCACTGCACCAGGGCAGCAGGCTCACCACATGGGAGCTCATGAGAGATGGCATCGAGGTGATGCTGATATGCGATAGCGCTGCATGCTCCCTGATGAGAAGTGGCAGAATCACCAAGGTGCTGGTGGGCGCGGACAGAATCACGAAGGATGCCGTGTTCAACAAGATTGGCACATACATGCACTCGGTGTGTGCCAAGGCGCACAACATTCCCTTTTATGTCGCAGCCCCGCTCTCCACATTCGACTGGGAGTCGGGAGAGCAGGACATTGAGGTGGAGCTAAGGGGTGCCGAGGAGATTATCTACTGTGGGAAAAAGATGCTCGCTCCCCAAGGGGCAAAGGTGTACAATCCCGCATTTGACGCTACCCCCATGGAGAACGTCTCGGCGATCATCACAGAGAGGGGGGTCCTCCATCCTCCCCTGAGGATGGAGGACGTGGTGTAG
- the serB gene encoding phosphoserine phosphatase SerB, with protein MTETRTCEPTQAQRQSQFAMIVFDMDSTLIDAETINELAKAAGVGELVEQITERAMRGEMDYHEALTRRVSMLKGLSLESALEAVRSMEFMKGARELVHHAKSLGLITTMVSCGFTLATNEIGAMLHMDHIISNELVVRDGVLTGEVRGPLTTQDAKLEALRELCDELGISLKQCIVIGDGANDLCLFREAGYTIAFNAKPVVKRHAHTVVEGKDLGKVIPILTRLCAEDGSPTNINRQPTVGDGGIPRNAEGD; from the coding sequence ATGACCGAAACACGCACCTGCGAGCCCACCCAAGCACAAAGGCAATCACAGTTTGCCATGATAGTATTCGATATGGACTCAACGCTCATCGATGCCGAGACCATCAACGAGCTGGCGAAGGCCGCTGGCGTGGGAGAGCTCGTGGAGCAGATCACCGAGAGAGCAATGAGGGGGGAAATGGACTACCACGAGGCTCTCACGAGAAGAGTGTCCATGCTGAAGGGGCTCTCCCTCGAGAGCGCCCTCGAGGCTGTGAGGTCTATGGAGTTCATGAAGGGTGCAAGAGAGCTCGTGCACCATGCCAAGTCGCTGGGGCTCATAACCACGATGGTGTCGTGTGGGTTCACACTCGCCACCAATGAGATAGGTGCCATGCTGCACATGGACCACATAATCTCCAACGAGCTGGTCGTCAGAGACGGCGTGCTCACCGGCGAGGTTAGGGGGCCTCTGACCACGCAGGATGCAAAGCTGGAGGCGTTGCGAGAGCTGTGCGATGAGCTTGGGATATCTCTCAAGCAGTGCATCGTAATCGGGGATGGAGCAAACGACCTGTGCCTCTTTAGAGAGGCTGGATATACAATCGCATTCAACGCCAAGCCAGTGGTCAAAAGGCATGCCCACACGGTCGTGGAGGGAAAGGACCTTGGAAAGGTGATACCCATACTCACAAGGCTGTGCGCCGAGGATGGCTCACCCACAAATATCAACCGCCAACCTACGGTTGGGGATGGAGGAATCCCAAGGAATGCTGAAGGAGATTGA